A section of the Spirosoma pollinicola genome encodes:
- a CDS encoding NUDIX hydrolase, with amino-acid sequence MKKRWWTIDQIPPLLFDHNDMIRLALRTLRLQLSYQPVGYNLLPEKFTMNELRGLYETILGRSLDRGNFYKQMMNYELLEQLEKRPTIPSSKAPYLYRFHKERYEQLLQHEDLAIGWPSKRPRPDIPTD; translated from the coding sequence ATGAAAAAACGCTGGTGGACGATTGACCAGATTCCCCCATTGCTGTTTGACCACAACGACATGATCCGTTTGGCCCTCAGGACCCTTCGGCTGCAACTGAGTTATCAGCCCGTGGGCTATAATCTATTGCCCGAAAAGTTCACTATGAATGAATTGCGAGGCTTGTATGAAACAATTTTGGGCCGCAGCCTGGACCGAGGGAATTTCTATAAGCAGATGATGAACTACGAGCTACTGGAACAATTGGAGAAGCGCCCCACGATTCCCTCGAGTAAAGCGCCTTATCTGTACCGCTTCCACAAGGAGCGGTATGAGCAGCTCCTCCAACATGAGGATTTGGCGATTGGCTGGCCATCCAAGCGACCACGCCCCGATATACCTACGGATTGA
- a CDS encoding Kelch repeat-containing protein, whose product MTFKFTSFIGLLLLVFTPVIPAQGQLVGHWKPIETKTKLAARSECGLATVNGKLYLLGGDGPLAGVEEFDPTTLSWTPKASPSLAFHHVQPVSENGKIYLLGAFAKGNFPTQLPMTNVYSYDPKTDRWEKGAEIPVDRRRASGGSAAYKGKLYLVNGIQYGHSSGTTNQFDEYDPVTRQWKQLPDAPHIRDHSMAAVAGDKLYAVGGRNTSYHEPDNFMAFMSKTVLEVDCYDFKTGRWSTLAAKLPMGSGGGNLVNLDGKLVYMGGERATATSPNGAQKETYYLDLANPTQWIQAGDLTKARNGVGATVFNHQIYVAGGAGGGPGGPPPNGAQPGPPGPPPGSNGRPPGPPPGNRPPGEGGDISLEVFSFDVP is encoded by the coding sequence ATGACCTTTAAATTCACTTCGTTCATCGGCTTGCTCCTGCTGGTATTCACTCCGGTCATTCCCGCTCAGGGGCAGCTTGTGGGGCACTGGAAACCCATTGAGACTAAGACCAAGCTGGCCGCACGTAGTGAATGTGGACTGGCTACCGTAAATGGGAAGCTATACCTGCTGGGTGGAGATGGACCACTGGCTGGGGTCGAAGAGTTTGATCCTACGACCCTAAGCTGGACACCCAAAGCGAGCCCTTCTTTAGCGTTTCACCACGTTCAGCCCGTCAGCGAGAACGGCAAAATTTACCTGCTTGGGGCTTTCGCGAAGGGCAATTTTCCCACGCAGCTTCCCATGACCAATGTATATAGCTACGACCCAAAAACTGACCGGTGGGAAAAAGGAGCCGAAATACCCGTTGACCGTCGCCGGGCCAGTGGCGGCTCAGCCGCCTATAAGGGGAAGCTGTATCTGGTTAATGGCATTCAGTATGGGCATTCGAGTGGCACAACGAACCAATTTGATGAGTATGACCCGGTAACCCGTCAGTGGAAACAATTACCCGATGCCCCCCACATCCGGGATCACTCGATGGCCGCTGTCGCCGGCGATAAATTATATGCCGTGGGTGGACGCAACACGAGTTATCATGAGCCAGATAATTTTATGGCCTTCATGAGCAAAACGGTGCTGGAAGTGGACTGTTACGATTTTAAAACCGGCCGTTGGTCAACCTTAGCGGCTAAGCTACCGATGGGTAGTGGCGGGGGCAACCTGGTGAATCTGGATGGCAAGCTGGTGTATATGGGGGGAGAACGCGCTACCGCCACTTCGCCCAATGGGGCCCAAAAAGAGACTTATTACCTGGATTTGGCCAACCCAACCCAGTGGATACAGGCGGGTGATTTGACCAAAGCGCGCAATGGAGTGGGTGCGACGGTCTTTAACCATCAAATCTATGTGGCGGGGGGAGCTGGCGGGGGGCCGGGTGGGCCTCCGCCCAATGGTGCTCAACCCGGTCCACCAGGACCACCACCGGGTTCGAATGGAAGGCCACCTGGGCCACCGCCCGGCAACAGACCACCGGGCGAGGGCGGGGATATTTCCCTGGAGGTGTTCTCCTTTGATGTCCCTTAA
- a CDS encoding DoxX family protein, with amino-acid sequence MAAIKMTMRVNRIVAVLTTRLLLGFIFLMQGYGKVFTWGIEKLYHMDFFQETYKNILPEFITRGTAYYTSYIELIGGFLLVLGLKKNYALYGLASDLIIVTFGHGLATPIWNLSHVMFRAILLVCLLLLPEEWDRFSLDYYLRRPSTQ; translated from the coding sequence TTGGCAGCAATTAAAATGACTATGCGTGTAAACAGGATTGTAGCCGTATTAACGACCCGATTATTATTAGGATTTATATTTTTAATGCAAGGGTATGGCAAGGTCTTTACCTGGGGAATAGAAAAGTTGTACCATATGGACTTCTTCCAGGAGACCTATAAAAATATATTACCAGAATTCATCACCCGAGGAACAGCCTATTACACGTCTTATATTGAGTTAATTGGGGGTTTTTTGCTTGTTTTAGGTCTAAAGAAGAATTATGCTCTTTATGGGCTGGCCTCAGATCTTATTATAGTGACCTTTGGACACGGTTTAGCCACACCAATTTGGAACTTGTCCCATGTGATGTTTCGCGCTATTTTGTTAGTTTGCCTGCTTCTTCTCCCAGAAGAATGGGATAGATTTTCCCTTGACTATTATCTCCGTAGGCCCTCCACCCAATAA
- a CDS encoding phosphotransferase family protein, whose translation MMFLLNTYHLSHYLIGLSHHLLGQNGVGVIPTTMRNINSDPYMIFSAEWPDGKKWFIKQPLQFRINERVSIVNEANVTNQINQIALIRCYAPGYIYSDPVNKILITDYFPDSINLSQKSSIPLSQLLTSSNLVEKTAKIIASFHVHLTKAAKVSVNDSHFYFFKPPFLVDNIAFLNPFLKNEHISFIKRKWLASLILQSQVSDTLLELNQSWRPDFIIHGDATFDNILVHLNGKSIEKIKLCDWEFAGWGDVDWDAAGFFQGLLQAYMDMRINHAILLEAGRRYYNTYISINQFIKFDSFDNWFVKILRLSAVNFLERLLGSSMKIITNTDQSRRLDDRVEFLLTRVLTNPHLLKSF comes from the coding sequence ATGATGTTTCTGCTTAACACTTATCACCTATCTCATTATTTAATTGGCCTATCTCATCATTTACTTGGCCAAAACGGTGTTGGCGTTATTCCAACGACAATGCGTAATATTAACAGTGATCCATATATGATTTTTAGTGCCGAGTGGCCAGACGGAAAAAAATGGTTTATTAAGCAACCGCTGCAGTTTCGGATTAATGAACGGGTTAGCATTGTAAATGAAGCTAATGTAACTAATCAGATAAATCAAATAGCTTTAATACGTTGCTATGCACCTGGATATATCTACTCTGATCCTGTTAATAAAATCCTGATAACAGACTATTTTCCAGATAGTATCAATTTGTCTCAGAAGAGCAGTATCCCTCTTTCCCAACTTCTAACAAGCAGTAATCTAGTAGAAAAAACTGCAAAAATAATAGCGAGCTTTCACGTTCATTTAACCAAAGCAGCAAAAGTCTCGGTTAATGATTCTCATTTTTATTTTTTTAAACCTCCTTTTCTAGTTGATAACATTGCCTTTTTAAATCCTTTTCTAAAAAATGAGCATATTTCGTTCATTAAACGAAAATGGCTAGCTTCATTAATTTTACAATCTCAAGTTAGCGATACTCTTCTTGAACTAAATCAATCCTGGAGACCTGATTTTATTATTCACGGTGATGCTACATTTGATAATATTTTAGTCCATTTGAACGGCAAATCCATAGAGAAAATAAAACTATGTGATTGGGAGTTTGCTGGGTGGGGAGATGTTGATTGGGATGCTGCCGGCTTTTTTCAGGGTTTGTTACAGGCTTATATGGATATGCGTATTAATCATGCTATATTGTTAGAGGCCGGTAGAAGATATTACAACACTTATATAAGCATAAATCAATTCATTAAATTTGATTCTTTTGACAATTGGTTCGTCAAGATTTTGAGGCTCTCTGCTGTCAACTTCTTAGAAAGACTATTAGGTAGCAGTATGAAAATAATTACGAATACTGATCAAAGCAGAAGATTAGATGACAGAGTAGAATTTCTGCTTACCCGCGTCCTAACAAACCCACATCTTCTTAAATCATTTTGA
- a CDS encoding T3SS effector HopA1 family protein, with translation MTNDKIICELLKHVRYYNGILQVLTASGSWVALADWSTQGARFSTYRLNSINYTEQINQLSRYFYCNFYVNGRFVINQAPKPTLLSNLSLTDSKLSNRPKVNNEAILQAQLDDGTVIIEQDTTRFTTKAGDYVYIAGSKPEMVKIFNGLPNPQIDILVRTKECAGGEEFKDTFYWSYSVQPGYDSENQHIRFYIHPYPDQAPAVTHTLITYLDSYKIPFRVKYFNPVLETNRCDRIVLYVPQRQFVIASWVIIHTYTIHKGHLQDHLPLFVKRLLPGIGFAEDPFSAFSDESFGESRCTWIADAVVQWVSSLPTGSSAQPPPKKLINDILKNQKINNLETMFLNPGSFYPYDFELFQSNVSIILKHKKVSFWLQGAIDIANFLCREAVWIKYDQCTYRCTWIGAGPDDDEVPIYKPLEKDWERGILGPVLFLYILMKYIDDPLYNYIIEHTDVPNLKDVLSKAEPSIRPDLLRVYDYQKNFSFLFIFYKVKIFFANCILTKDKEFCQDKLLTEGGVTADSRTKGPDYKIYCCLLSILVENAQKPHWRPKEFYQKLKEIHIKSREFLTNEWGWGDFFPGMNGLTLVGFSYLLAYDPLLPPIPTGNLSKECK, from the coding sequence ATGACTAATGATAAAATTATTTGTGAACTGCTGAAGCATGTACGTTATTATAATGGCATTTTACAAGTATTAACTGCTTCAGGAAGCTGGGTTGCACTCGCCGATTGGAGCACTCAAGGGGCACGATTTTCTACTTATCGTTTAAATTCTATAAATTACACCGAGCAAATAAATCAACTCAGTAGATATTTTTATTGCAATTTTTACGTAAATGGGCGATTCGTTATAAATCAAGCTCCAAAGCCCACCCTTTTATCGAATCTATCTCTTACTGATTCAAAATTAAGTAATAGGCCTAAAGTAAATAATGAAGCCATTCTTCAGGCTCAACTAGATGACGGTACAGTAATTATAGAACAGGATACTACTCGATTTACTACAAAGGCAGGGGATTACGTATATATAGCAGGCTCTAAACCAGAAATGGTCAAAATTTTCAATGGGCTTCCTAATCCCCAAATAGATATTCTTGTAAGAACTAAGGAATGTGCGGGAGGTGAAGAATTCAAGGATACTTTTTATTGGTCATATAGCGTCCAGCCTGGCTATGATAGCGAAAATCAACATATCCGTTTTTATATACATCCTTACCCCGACCAAGCTCCGGCAGTAACTCACACACTAATCACTTATCTGGATTCCTACAAAATACCATTTCGGGTAAAATATTTTAATCCAGTTTTGGAGACTAACCGTTGCGACCGCATTGTTCTTTATGTACCTCAACGCCAATTTGTAATTGCGAGCTGGGTAATTATACACACTTATACTATTCATAAGGGTCACTTGCAGGATCATTTGCCTTTATTTGTTAAACGATTGCTCCCGGGGATAGGTTTTGCAGAAGATCCATTTTCAGCTTTTTCTGATGAAAGCTTTGGTGAAAGTCGTTGTACCTGGATTGCAGATGCTGTAGTTCAATGGGTCAGTAGCCTACCCACAGGGTCTTCAGCTCAACCTCCTCCTAAAAAGTTGATTAACGATATATTGAAAAACCAGAAAATCAATAATTTAGAAACAATGTTTCTAAATCCCGGTTCTTTTTATCCATATGATTTTGAGTTATTTCAATCTAATGTTTCTATAATATTAAAACACAAAAAAGTATCCTTTTGGCTTCAGGGAGCTATTGATATCGCCAATTTTCTATGTAGGGAAGCAGTTTGGATAAAATATGATCAATGTACTTATCGATGTACTTGGATTGGGGCTGGACCAGATGATGATGAAGTGCCAATATATAAACCTCTAGAAAAGGATTGGGAAAGAGGTATTCTTGGGCCGGTATTATTTCTTTATATCTTGATGAAATATATTGATGACCCTCTTTATAACTATATAATAGAACATACCGATGTGCCCAATTTAAAAGATGTATTATCTAAAGCAGAACCATCTATTCGTCCAGATTTGCTGAGGGTTTATGATTATCAAAAGAATTTTTCGTTTTTATTTATTTTTTATAAAGTAAAAATATTTTTTGCTAACTGTATTTTAACAAAGGATAAAGAATTTTGTCAGGACAAATTATTAACCGAAGGAGGAGTAACAGCAGATAGTAGAACTAAGGGACCAGACTACAAAATTTATTGTTGTCTTCTCTCAATTTTAGTTGAAAATGCTCAGAAACCTCACTGGCGGCCAAAGGAATTCTATCAAAAATTAAAAGAAATTCATATAAAATCACGTGAGTTTCTCACAAATGAATGGGGATGGGGTGACTTTTTCCCGGGTATGAATGGCCTTACGTTGGTTGGATTCAGCTATTTACTGGCTTATGATCCACTGCTTCCACCGATTCCGACGGGGAATTTGAGTAAGGAATGTAAATAA
- a CDS encoding tetratricopeptide repeat-containing sensor histidine kinase — MQIRIGLLLALLLSGLTLKAQKVIDSLRRELAHVERLRSDFSHDTTRFRLLVKLTQNTKNWEQARNYWQQAIDLAEKRNWVAGQLEGYQGMGLHYRYKGGFAEAAYYFQQGLHLSEQVNDLRYQVFSYQSLGVAYSQAGDTTKSLEAHHMAIKLARSVDRNLYLSSINDIGNVYFQTKNYDKALPYYQQCLRENQPVDSVRQSWFLFNTAATYQELNQLEVSLKTYKELFQFGKYFTSEDSTEIYARLGQLYLKLGKVDLGLQYGLKANQIMFRARSHYSRSLVGQTLSDAYQAKKDWKRAFFYERQYRSWRDSILSQEQRQRLEGIKVGYESEKRRIELQTEQRNNQLLWVGLMLFGILVGILFFFNYLLRKRRQEIELQKNEITQINNSLELRVEQRTAELQYANDELVRTNREIKEALLKGQTLERKRIASELHDNLGGTLTAIQWYMESLLLDKDMNSQLDQNYDDLYNMISRAYGEVRLLAHHMMPEVLEKEGLEVALQELATPINKSKRLHLNVDTQQVSPYLTTQQKFELYSIALELCTNILKHAQASEAYLLLNRTEQEIIMSVSDNGVGMTSDAKKGSMGLKNIQSRLEAIGGRYNIRSIENEGTIIIIYIPYSNSPSESVEAVDHKPVNS, encoded by the coding sequence ATGCAGATACGTATTGGTTTGCTGCTAGCATTGTTGCTGTCTGGGTTAACGCTAAAAGCTCAGAAAGTGATTGATAGCCTGAGACGTGAATTGGCTCATGTGGAGCGTTTACGTTCAGATTTTTCGCACGATACCACTCGCTTTCGCCTGTTAGTTAAGCTGACCCAGAATACCAAAAATTGGGAACAAGCTCGCAACTACTGGCAGCAGGCTATCGACCTAGCTGAAAAACGTAATTGGGTAGCTGGTCAATTGGAAGGATACCAAGGAATGGGACTACATTATCGATATAAAGGAGGGTTTGCTGAAGCCGCTTATTATTTCCAACAGGGTCTGCACCTTTCAGAACAAGTCAATGACCTCCGATATCAGGTTTTCAGTTATCAGTCACTAGGCGTTGCTTATAGCCAAGCAGGCGATACTACAAAAAGCCTTGAAGCCCACCATATGGCGATCAAATTGGCTAGAAGTGTGGATCGCAACCTTTATTTATCATCCATCAATGACATTGGGAACGTTTATTTTCAGACTAAAAACTACGACAAAGCACTTCCGTATTATCAACAATGCCTGCGAGAGAACCAACCGGTTGATTCAGTCCGGCAGAGTTGGTTTTTATTTAATACGGCAGCTACCTATCAGGAATTAAATCAATTAGAAGTCTCTCTGAAAACGTATAAAGAGCTATTCCAATTTGGCAAATATTTTACAAGCGAAGACAGTACCGAAATCTACGCAAGACTTGGTCAGCTATACCTCAAGTTAGGTAAAGTAGACCTGGGTTTACAGTACGGGTTAAAGGCTAACCAGATTATGTTCCGTGCTCGAAGTCACTACTCGCGTTCGCTGGTAGGTCAGACACTTTCAGATGCTTATCAAGCTAAAAAAGATTGGAAACGAGCTTTTTTTTATGAGCGTCAGTATCGTTCCTGGCGCGACAGTATTCTTTCTCAAGAGCAGCGACAGCGTCTTGAGGGAATTAAAGTGGGATATGAAAGTGAAAAACGAAGAATTGAGCTTCAGACAGAACAAAGAAATAACCAGCTTTTATGGGTAGGCTTGATGCTCTTTGGTATCTTGGTAGGCATACTTTTCTTTTTCAATTACCTGCTACGGAAACGACGACAAGAGATAGAATTACAAAAAAATGAAATTACCCAAATTAATAACTCACTCGAACTTCGGGTTGAACAACGAACAGCTGAATTACAATATGCCAATGATGAGTTAGTACGAACAAACCGTGAGATAAAGGAAGCGTTACTAAAGGGGCAAACCCTTGAACGAAAGCGCATTGCTTCAGAGTTGCATGACAATTTAGGGGGAACGCTCACTGCTATTCAATGGTATATGGAGTCACTATTACTTGACAAGGATATGAACAGTCAGCTGGATCAGAATTATGATGATTTATATAATATGATTTCCCGCGCCTATGGAGAAGTTAGATTATTAGCACACCATATGATGCCAGAGGTCTTGGAAAAAGAGGGGCTAGAGGTTGCTCTCCAAGAACTTGCGACTCCAATAAATAAATCGAAACGCCTGCATCTTAATGTTGATACACAACAGGTCAGCCCTTATCTAACTACCCAACAAAAATTTGAACTCTATAGCATCGCGCTGGAATTATGTACAAATATTCTAAAACACGCGCAGGCTTCAGAAGCTTATTTATTGCTAAATCGAACTGAGCAAGAGATAATCATGAGTGTTAGTGATAATGGCGTTGGTATGACTTCCGACGCGAAAAAAGGAAGTATGGGTCTAAAAAACATTCAGAGTCGCTTAGAAGCAATTGGCGGGCGCTATAACATACGTTCCATCGAAAACGAGGGGACTATAATTATTATTTACATTCCTTACTCAAATTCCCCGTCGGAATCGGTGGAAGCAGTGGATCATAAGCCAGTAAATAGCTGA
- a CDS encoding response regulator, which translates to MEMIRVLLADDHDLLLESLALLLSQIEQVAIVGTVSDGKQALQFLEQYEVDIVLADLNMPVLNGLGLVSEIRQHHPKVRVILLTMVEEAAQIREAIQIGVDGYLLKKSNRVEVERAIRAVAEGQTYFSVAITRQLAQLPNEKSTTGHLETNQIETLTHREREILVLIIQDLTNQQIAEQLFISPLTVETHRRNLFRKLNVSSALGLMRYALRNGIAIS; encoded by the coding sequence ATGGAAATGATAAGGGTATTGCTTGCCGATGATCATGATTTGCTACTGGAAAGCTTGGCGCTTCTATTAAGTCAAATTGAACAGGTTGCCATTGTTGGGACTGTAAGTGACGGGAAGCAGGCCTTACAATTTCTGGAGCAATATGAAGTAGACATTGTCCTTGCTGACTTAAATATGCCTGTTCTTAATGGCTTAGGTCTTGTTAGTGAAATTCGACAACACCATCCGAAAGTACGTGTTATTCTACTGACAATGGTGGAAGAAGCAGCCCAGATTCGGGAAGCAATTCAGATAGGTGTAGATGGGTATTTACTGAAGAAGTCGAATCGGGTCGAAGTTGAACGGGCTATTCGTGCAGTTGCTGAAGGACAGACCTATTTCAGTGTTGCTATCACACGTCAATTAGCTCAACTTCCCAACGAGAAATCAACGACAGGTCATTTAGAGACCAATCAGATCGAGACTCTAACTCATCGTGAACGCGAAATACTGGTTCTGATTATTCAGGATTTAACTAATCAGCAAATTGCAGAGCAACTTTTCATTAGTCCTCTTACTGTCGAAACCCACCGGCGTAATTTGTTTCGCAAACTGAACGTTAGTAGCGCACTCGGGCTTATGCGCTATGCCCTGAGAAACGGAATAGCGATTAGCTGA
- a CDS encoding metallophosphoesterase family protein produces MTYRKQSEITKSPERTGRDYLDSSRWEVYNHYKTELTKTKEPNKPGHFITDFLAKSFWPWLIHYVKSRFGRKYPYPSYPPGETGIYNVVPKQSVSIAITSDWATDTPDSFAIARKMREHDPDYTIHVGDTYYVGAPSEIRSNFTVDGAPWVRGNAGSFAVLGNHEMYARGTAFFTSLLPTLGVRDANGIYLGQYAGYFCLQNENWRILGLDTGYHSSGTPIVEFIPGFGPDCRLDQSQLDWLTNVVRLDDPSDKRGLMILTHHQPITAFAKETEYPRPHQQLTSILGSEKSVIWLWGHEHKLAFYEKLQLDKGLTIHGRCIGNGGTPVDTSDYGKNFKLGPQKKGFPYLIAADRRTQKTLENTPLGFNAYAVVDLNGADLSIGYCDNISPIVTELWRVDPQTGTISGTIKGQPANNLTFYNQKTWDDIVS; encoded by the coding sequence ATGACATACCGTAAACAATCAGAAATTACTAAGAGTCCGGAACGCACGGGTAGGGATTACTTGGATTCATCCCGCTGGGAGGTCTATAATCATTATAAAACAGAGCTTACCAAAACGAAAGAACCTAATAAGCCCGGCCATTTCATCACGGATTTTCTAGCCAAGTCATTTTGGCCCTGGCTCATTCATTACGTAAAAAGCCGCTTTGGGAGAAAATACCCCTATCCTTCTTATCCACCAGGCGAAACGGGCATTTATAATGTCGTTCCGAAACAGTCAGTTAGTATTGCCATAACCAGTGACTGGGCAACTGATACGCCTGATTCATTTGCGATTGCCCGAAAAATGAGGGAGCATGATCCTGATTATACTATTCATGTGGGCGATACCTACTATGTAGGTGCACCCTCCGAAATTCGCAGTAACTTCACCGTAGACGGTGCTCCTTGGGTACGGGGAAATGCAGGAAGTTTCGCCGTTTTGGGGAACCATGAGATGTACGCGCGTGGCACAGCATTTTTTACAAGTTTGCTGCCTACGCTGGGAGTTCGCGATGCGAACGGCATATATCTGGGTCAGTATGCGGGATATTTTTGTCTGCAAAATGAAAACTGGCGTATACTGGGACTGGATACAGGATATCATTCATCGGGGACGCCTATCGTTGAATTTATTCCTGGATTTGGTCCTGATTGTCGGCTCGACCAATCACAGTTGGATTGGTTGACCAATGTTGTACGGTTGGACGATCCTTCTGATAAACGGGGCCTGATGATTCTTACGCACCATCAACCTATTACGGCCTTTGCGAAAGAAACCGAATACCCTCGACCCCACCAGCAGTTAACCAGTATTTTAGGGTCTGAAAAATCAGTTATCTGGCTATGGGGGCACGAGCACAAGTTGGCTTTTTACGAAAAATTGCAGTTAGACAAGGGGCTAACTATCCACGGTCGATGTATCGGGAATGGTGGAACGCCGGTTGATACCAGTGATTACGGTAAAAACTTTAAGCTTGGTCCGCAAAAAAAAGGGTTTCCCTATTTGATTGCTGCCGATAGACGTACCCAAAAAACTCTTGAAAACACACCATTAGGATTCAATGCGTATGCAGTTGTCGATCTCAATGGCGCTGATTTGTCGATTGGCTACTGTGACAACATATCGCCCATTGTAACCGAATTATGGCGAGTTGATCCACAAACGGGCACCATTAGTGGTACGATTAAGGGACAACCGGCGAACAATCTGACTTTTTATAACCAGAAAACCTGGGACGATATCGTGTCCTAG
- the phnN gene encoding phosphonate metabolism protein/1,5-bisphosphokinase (PRPP-forming) PhnN, whose amino-acid sequence MSQTTLFCLIGPSGAGKDALLAYAREHLTGSENIVFSHRYITRPSQEEGENHIALTQAEFDQRQQLGLFALSWQSHQFAYGIGVEIDAWLQAGAHVVINGSREYLPQASQRYPQMRVILLEVNSDAIRQRLVERGRETAQEIDARIAHNQQLPPVEHPHLYVLNNDSSLAEAGVKLMALLKGGD is encoded by the coding sequence ATGAGTCAAACCACGTTGTTTTGTCTGATTGGCCCCTCTGGAGCGGGCAAAGATGCGTTGCTGGCGTATGCTCGTGAGCACTTGACAGGTTCAGAAAACATTGTATTTAGTCATCGATATATCACTCGACCCAGCCAAGAGGAAGGAGAGAATCATATTGCTTTGACGCAAGCTGAGTTTGACCAACGACAGCAATTGGGTTTGTTCGCCCTAAGTTGGCAAAGTCATCAGTTTGCTTATGGGATTGGGGTTGAAATTGACGCCTGGCTACAGGCAGGCGCTCACGTCGTGATCAACGGATCACGGGAGTACTTACCCCAAGCCAGTCAGCGGTATCCGCAAATGCGGGTCATCTTACTAGAAGTAAATTCAGATGCTATACGCCAACGCTTAGTGGAACGAGGTCGGGAAACGGCCCAAGAAATTGACGCGCGTATCGCCCATAATCAGCAACTTCCACCCGTTGAGCATCCCCACCTGTATGTGCTCAATAATGACTCCTCTCTAGCTGAAGCAGGCGTTAAACTGATGGCTTTACTCAAAGGGGGAGATTGA
- a CDS encoding DUF6169 family protein, translated as MSLENPSALSSSNPSPYPLSETETGFAFTTERGAVYHLDFTSDSDYLPDTPFADSVYSFSILPVAGSGSFDRKDPRIEPTVIQALQVFFASFPKAVLLYVCSTENDQERVRSRLFGQWFSRHQKGFEKFDFHYPSQHLYMSAIVRRDFPESWRVELAILQAVEQHK; from the coding sequence ATGAGTCTAGAAAACCCGTCGGCATTAAGTTCGTCAAACCCTTCTCCTTACCCGCTAAGCGAGACTGAAACAGGCTTTGCTTTTACAACCGAACGAGGGGCTGTTTACCATTTAGACTTTACATCCGATTCCGATTATCTGCCTGACACCCCTTTTGCGGATTCGGTTTATTCATTCTCCATCCTACCAGTAGCCGGATCTGGCTCCTTTGACCGAAAAGATCCTCGTATTGAGCCTACCGTCATTCAGGCATTACAGGTATTCTTTGCCTCCTTTCCAAAAGCGGTGTTGCTATACGTGTGTAGTACCGAAAATGATCAGGAGCGGGTCAGAAGCCGCTTGTTTGGACAATGGTTCTCCCGCCATCAAAAAGGCTTTGAAAAGTTTGATTTCCATTATCCTAGCCAACACTTATATATGTCGGCTATCGTTCGGCGAGATTTCCCCGAGAGTTGGCGCGTGGAGTTAGCGATTTTACAGGCCGTCGAACAACATAAATAA